The proteins below are encoded in one region of Pseudomonas putida S13.1.2:
- a CDS encoding aliphatic sulfonate ABC transporter substrate-binding protein, with protein MRMLRLAMLLLLALASAAQAADPATLRIGYQKGSISLVLAKQHQLLEQRFANTRVQWIEFPAGPQMLEALNIGSLDIGSTGDIPPIFAQAAGADLLYIGAEPPKPQAEVILVPKDSPISAVGELKGKRIALQKGSSAHNLLLRALAKAGLSIRDVQPVYLAPADARAAFERGSVDAWAIWDPFYSAIDLEGKARLLADGQGLGLIGPFMLGSRTYVEAHGAFVGQLLDEISRAEALTRSDEAGSIRLLAQFMGLPEEVVKRSFSHRPASPVLPVSDEIVAAQQRTAQLFFDNKVLPKRVDIAGAVWRRQ; from the coding sequence ATGCGCATGCTACGCCTTGCCATGCTGCTGTTGCTGGCCCTGGCCAGCGCGGCCCAGGCCGCAGACCCGGCTACCTTGCGTATTGGCTACCAGAAGGGCTCGATCAGCCTGGTGCTGGCCAAGCAGCATCAGCTGCTGGAGCAACGTTTTGCCAACACCCGCGTGCAATGGATCGAGTTCCCCGCCGGCCCGCAGATGCTTGAGGCGTTGAACATCGGCAGCCTCGATATCGGCTCGACCGGTGATATTCCGCCGATCTTCGCCCAGGCCGCCGGCGCCGACCTGTTGTACATCGGTGCCGAGCCGCCCAAGCCCCAGGCTGAAGTGATCCTGGTGCCGAAAGACAGCCCGATCAGCGCTGTGGGTGAACTCAAGGGCAAACGCATTGCCCTGCAGAAGGGCTCCAGCGCGCACAACCTGCTGTTGCGTGCCCTGGCCAAGGCCGGGCTGAGTATTCGCGATGTTCAGCCGGTGTACCTGGCACCTGCCGATGCCCGGGCGGCGTTCGAGCGTGGCAGCGTGGACGCCTGGGCAATCTGGGATCCGTTCTACTCGGCTATTGACCTGGAGGGTAAGGCGCGGCTGTTGGCCGACGGCCAAGGGCTGGGGCTGATCGGGCCGTTCATGCTGGGTTCACGCACCTATGTCGAAGCCCATGGCGCCTTTGTCGGGCAATTGCTGGACGAAATCAGCCGGGCCGAAGCGCTTACCCGCAGCGACGAGGCCGGCAGCATCCGCTTGCTGGCGCAGTTCATGGGCTTGCCAGAAGAAGTGGTAAAGCGCAGTTTCAGCCACCGGCCGGCGTCACCGGTGCTGCCGGTGAGTGATGAGATCGTGGCGGCGCAGCAGCGTACGGCGCAGTTGTTCTTCGACAACAAGGTACTGCCCAAGCGGGTCGATATTGCCGGGGCAGTGTGGCGGCGGCAGTAA
- a CDS encoding GNAT family N-acetyltransferase yields MSLTIRPAVRTDAEQILAFITELAEYERARHEVVATLADIEHSLFDEGSTVRSLMCERDGRAVGFAVYFYSYSTWLGRNGIYLEDLYVTPEQRGDGAGRQLLRHIAREAVANNCGRLEWSVLDWNEPAIGFYQKLGAEAQDEWVRYRLDGEKLAAFARG; encoded by the coding sequence ATGAGCCTCACCATTCGCCCAGCCGTTCGCACCGATGCCGAGCAGATCCTGGCCTTCATCACCGAGCTGGCCGAGTACGAACGTGCCCGCCATGAGGTGGTCGCCACCCTGGCCGACATCGAGCACAGCCTGTTCGACGAGGGCAGCACTGTGCGTAGTCTGATGTGCGAACGCGATGGCCGGGCAGTCGGTTTTGCCGTGTACTTCTACAGCTACTCGACCTGGCTCGGGCGCAACGGTATTTATCTGGAGGACCTGTACGTCACGCCTGAACAACGTGGCGACGGCGCTGGCCGGCAATTGCTGCGGCACATTGCCCGCGAGGCGGTGGCGAACAACTGCGGGCGCCTGGAATGGAGCGTGCTGGACTGGAACGAGCCGGCGATCGGCTTCTATCAGAAGCTGGGGGCCGAGGCGCAGGACGAGTGGGTGCGCTACCGGCTGGATGGCGAGAAGCTGGCGGCATTCGCCCGCGGGTGA
- a CDS encoding LysE family translocator → MPAMLASADLLTAFVLFAFVSSITPGPNNTMLLASGVNFGVRRSIPHALGISVGFMVMVLAVGLGLGEVFKAWPPLYTVLRYTGAAYLLYLAWKIATSGPVGTASSSARKPLGFWGAAAFQWVNPKAWVMAVGAITTYTPAQGYVTNVIVIAAVFALVNLPSVGVWVMFGSALRNVLQNPRWLMLFNVLMALLLVISLYPLLFVESAFS, encoded by the coding sequence ATGCCCGCCATGCTTGCCTCTGCCGACCTGCTGACCGCTTTCGTGCTGTTTGCCTTCGTATCCTCCATCACCCCCGGCCCCAATAACACCATGCTGCTGGCTTCGGGGGTGAACTTCGGCGTGCGTCGCTCCATCCCACACGCCCTGGGCATCAGTGTCGGTTTCATGGTCATGGTGCTGGCCGTCGGCCTGGGCCTGGGTGAGGTGTTCAAGGCCTGGCCGCCGCTGTACACGGTACTGCGCTACACCGGTGCGGCCTACCTGTTGTACCTGGCCTGGAAAATCGCCACGTCCGGGCCGGTCGGCACGGCCTCGTCAAGCGCCCGCAAACCGCTGGGTTTCTGGGGGGCGGCGGCGTTCCAGTGGGTCAACCCCAAGGCCTGGGTGATGGCGGTGGGTGCGATCACCACCTACACCCCGGCGCAAGGCTATGTGACCAACGTGATCGTCATCGCCGCCGTGTTCGCCTTGGTCAACCTGCCTAGCGTCGGTGTGTGGGTCATGTTTGGCAGCGCCCTGCGCAACGTATTGCAAAACCCGCGCTGGCTGATGCTGTTCAATGTCCTGATGGCCTTGTTGCTGGTGATTTCACTCTACCCGCTGCTGTTTGTAGAATCGGCGTTTTCCTAG
- a CDS encoding alpha/beta fold hydrolase: MQLIPWSHECAEGFTLRGWRTPASGKPLLHFLHGNGFCCLAYQPLLMRLGDHFDLWLCDVQGHGDSDHGGVFRGWNRTAELAVQAFQAGRGEYGDVPRVAMGHSFGGVLTGLILAAEPELFERAVLLDPVLFSRRMLGVMGAAALVGLHQRHALARKAASRRSHWPDRAAALAALQGRGIFKGWTDAALQAYVEHALGDCGDAVVLKCRPSREVEIFSSFPKRMWARLAAISTPTRILYGEHTYPFVPQSVNRLAGLNPHVSARQVAGGHCFMQEDPAMAAEQVLGFLQG; the protein is encoded by the coding sequence ATGCAGTTGATCCCCTGGTCCCACGAATGCGCCGAAGGTTTCACCCTGCGTGGCTGGCGAACCCCGGCCAGTGGCAAGCCGTTGCTGCATTTTTTGCACGGCAACGGCTTCTGTTGCCTGGCCTACCAACCGTTGCTGATGCGTCTGGGCGACCATTTCGACCTGTGGCTGTGCGACGTTCAGGGGCATGGCGACAGTGACCATGGTGGGGTTTTTCGGGGGTGGAACCGTACTGCCGAGCTCGCAGTGCAAGCTTTCCAGGCCGGGCGTGGCGAGTACGGCGATGTGCCGCGGGTTGCCATGGGGCACAGCTTTGGCGGTGTGCTTACAGGCCTGATCCTGGCCGCTGAACCTGAGCTGTTCGAGCGTGCGGTGTTGCTTGACCCCGTGTTGTTCAGCCGTCGCATGTTGGGTGTAATGGGGGCGGCAGCACTGGTTGGCCTGCACCAGCGTCATGCACTGGCCCGCAAGGCCGCCAGCCGCCGCAGCCACTGGCCTGATCGCGCGGCAGCGCTGGCCGCGCTGCAAGGGCGGGGCATCTTCAAGGGCTGGACCGATGCGGCGCTGCAGGCCTATGTCGAACATGCCCTTGGCGATTGCGGTGACGCAGTGGTGCTCAAGTGCCGGCCCAGTCGGGAAGTGGAAATCTTCAGTTCATTCCCCAAACGCATGTGGGCGCGCCTTGCAGCCATCAGCACACCAACGCGAATTTTGTATGGCGAGCACACTTATCCCTTCGTGCCGCAATCGGTGAACCGCCTGGCGGGGCTCAACCCGCATGTGAGCGCCCGGCAAGTTGCCGGTGGGCATTGTTTCATGCAGGAAGACCCAGCCATGGCGGCGGAGCAGGTACTTGGTTTCTTGCAGGGGTGA
- a CDS encoding pirin family protein — translation MKKILGIHRSPHAHWVGDGFPVRSLFTYDNLASRISPFLLLDYAGPHDFTPTTARRGVGQHPHRGFETVTIVYQGELEHRDSTGAGGLIGPGDVQWMTAANGIIHEELHSPGFARSGGMLEMVQLWVNLPARDKRAAAGYQTLLASDIPVVALDGDAGSLRVIAGDYQGHPGPARTFTAMDVWDLRLNAGKALQLPVAVGRNAALVVLRGNVRINGEREAGPSSLVLLDRQGEDVTVEALEGASVLLLSGEPIDEPIVGYGPFVMNSQAEIAESFDDFQAGRFGQMQDEREGAQH, via the coding sequence ATGAAAAAGATTCTGGGTATCCACCGCAGCCCTCACGCCCATTGGGTAGGTGATGGCTTTCCCGTGCGTAGCCTGTTCACCTACGACAATCTGGCCAGCCGGATCAGCCCGTTCCTGCTGCTGGACTACGCGGGCCCCCATGACTTCACCCCGACCACGGCGCGGCGCGGCGTTGGCCAGCACCCGCACCGCGGCTTCGAGACCGTGACCATCGTCTATCAGGGCGAGCTGGAACACCGTGACTCCACGGGCGCTGGCGGCCTGATCGGGCCAGGTGATGTGCAGTGGATGACCGCCGCCAACGGCATCATCCATGAAGAGTTACATTCCCCGGGCTTTGCCCGCAGTGGCGGTATGCTGGAAATGGTGCAGTTGTGGGTCAACCTGCCTGCGCGTGACAAACGTGCAGCGGCCGGTTACCAGACACTGTTGGCCAGCGACATCCCGGTGGTAGCGCTGGACGGTGATGCCGGTAGCTTGCGGGTGATTGCCGGTGACTACCAGGGGCACCCAGGGCCGGCCCGGACCTTTACCGCGATGGATGTGTGGGACCTGCGGCTCAATGCCGGCAAGGCCTTGCAGCTGCCGGTTGCTGTCGGTCGCAACGCGGCGCTGGTGGTGTTGCGCGGTAATGTGCGCATCAACGGCGAGCGCGAAGCTGGCCCGTCCAGCCTGGTCCTGCTGGACCGGCAGGGTGAGGATGTCACCGTCGAGGCGTTGGAAGGTGCCAGTGTGCTGCTGCTCAGTGGCGAGCCGATCGATGAACCGATTGTCGGCTATGGCCCGTTCGTGATGAACAGCCAGGCGGAGATTGCCGAGTCGTTCGACGATTTCCAGGCCGGGCGGTTCGGGCAGATGCAGGATGAGCGGGAAGGGGCCCAGCACTGA
- a CDS encoding DNA-3-methyladenine glycosylase family protein has translation MPKPTLQHAVRRSLPTPGQHTLWLRYRAPYHWPSTLGFLTARCIPGIETCLDGTYRRTLAIAGHHAVLHATPLRNQVRVHLEGVPSTALPGLIARLRRFFDLDADPVRIAAELSRDPLMARLARERPGLRVPQGWDACEQAMRTVLGQQISVAGAMTLAGRLVQRHGTALRLPVAGLSHVFPALPALANAQFENMGMPRARAATLGNLANALLAEPRLLRRGQVLEELLSTLCRIKGIGPWSAQYLALRQAGAADALPLGDVALIKALRLLEGNDAQLAERALAWRPWRAYAAQHLWASLAPAGTARR, from the coding sequence ATGCCCAAGCCCACACTCCAGCACGCCGTCCGCCGCTCATTGCCCACCCCCGGCCAACACACCTTGTGGCTGCGCTACCGTGCCCCTTATCACTGGCCCTCGACCCTGGGCTTCCTGACCGCCCGCTGCATCCCTGGTATTGAAACCTGCCTCGACGGCACCTATCGCCGCACCCTGGCTATTGCCGGTCACCACGCTGTCTTGCACGCCACCCCCTTGCGCAACCAGGTGCGCGTGCACCTCGAAGGCGTTCCCTCAACTGCATTGCCTGGCCTGATCGCCAGACTGCGGCGCTTCTTCGACCTCGACGCCGACCCTGTGCGCATCGCGGCCGAATTGTCCCGCGACCCCTTGATGGCCCGTTTGGCCCGCGAGCGCCCAGGCCTGCGTGTGCCCCAAGGCTGGGATGCCTGCGAACAAGCCATGCGTACCGTGCTGGGCCAGCAAATCAGCGTGGCCGGCGCCATGACCTTGGCCGGCCGGCTGGTACAACGTCATGGCACAGCGCTGCGTCTGCCGGTAGCGGGCCTGAGCCATGTGTTCCCGGCTTTGCCGGCGCTGGCCAATGCACAGTTCGAAAACATGGGCATGCCGCGAGCGCGCGCCGCCACCCTCGGCAACCTGGCCAACGCCTTGTTGGCCGAGCCGAGGCTGCTGCGTCGCGGGCAAGTGCTGGAAGAGTTGCTGAGTACCCTGTGCCGGATCAAGGGCATCGGGCCGTGGAGCGCGCAGTATCTGGCGCTACGCCAGGCCGGCGCCGCGGATGCATTGCCCTTGGGCGATGTGGCGCTGATCAAGGCATTGCGCCTGCTTGAGGGCAATGACGCGCAACTGGCCGAACGGGCTTTGGCGTGGCGCCCGTGGCGTGCCTATGCGGCGCAGCACCTGTGGGCATCGCTGGCGCCCGCAGGCACCGCTCGTCGTTAA
- a CDS encoding DUF1652 domain-containing protein — protein MSLIGVSMLEMRQMIEQACLPDRCEVSCPDGANLTIRLGQGQSLEKSVTLSGVPLHNLNSCRDLVHLVGQLHALRDSHPTPFRSLA, from the coding sequence ATGTCGTTGATAGGAGTTTCGATGCTGGAGATGCGGCAGATGATCGAGCAGGCATGCCTGCCCGACCGCTGTGAAGTCAGCTGCCCGGACGGCGCCAACCTGACCATCCGCCTGGGTCAGGGCCAGAGTCTCGAAAAGAGCGTGACCCTCAGTGGGGTTCCGCTGCACAACCTCAACAGTTGCCGTGACCTGGTCCACCTGGTGGGGCAGTTGCATGCGCTGCGCGACAGCCACCCGACGCCATTCAGGTCGCTTGCCTGA
- a CDS encoding Yip1 family protein: MNSPLLKLFTHPADAWLDIRRAEEDHPQQYLPRLLALALIPAVCLFIGTTTFGWSLADEERVRLSMGSAAQLAGLLYATTVVGVMLMGVMIRWMSRGFDAQPSLNQCIGFAAYCASPWFFAGVVGLVPIRWLALVALVAASAYASVLLYGGLQTFLRLKKEQAMLFATCVWGVGLLLLVTMLVSMILFWFNGLMPEYVRPASLG, translated from the coding sequence ATGAACAGTCCGTTGCTCAAGCTTTTCACTCACCCCGCCGACGCCTGGCTGGATATCCGCCGGGCCGAAGAAGACCACCCACAGCAATATCTGCCGCGCCTGCTGGCCTTGGCACTGATACCGGCAGTGTGCCTGTTCATCGGCACGACCACCTTCGGCTGGAGCCTGGCGGATGAGGAGCGGGTACGTCTGAGCATGGGCAGCGCCGCGCAACTGGCAGGGCTGCTGTATGCCACTACCGTTGTGGGTGTGATGCTGATGGGGGTGATGATCCGCTGGATGTCACGAGGGTTCGATGCACAGCCGAGCCTGAACCAGTGCATCGGTTTTGCCGCCTACTGCGCCTCGCCGTGGTTTTTCGCCGGAGTGGTCGGCCTGGTGCCGATTCGCTGGCTGGCCTTAGTCGCGCTGGTGGCTGCCTCTGCTTATGCCAGCGTGTTGCTCTATGGCGGGTTGCAGACCTTCCTGCGGCTGAAGAAGGAACAGGCAATGTTGTTTGCAACGTGTGTATGGGGCGTCGGGCTTTTACTGTTGGTGACCATGCTGGTGTCGATGATCCTGTTCTGGTTCAACGGCCTGATGCCGGAATACGTGCGCCCGGCCAGCCTGGGCTGA
- the alkB gene encoding DNA oxidative demethylase AlkB, translating to MCGAMIQSDLDLFGSQPQRLASHTLLLPGFALAETEALLDALRPVLRAAPFRHMHTPGGLRMAVGLTNCGTLGWVSDEHGYRYSSSDPVNGKPWPALPPVLLALAARAAALAGFEGFVPDACLVNHYLPGTRLSLHQDRDEQDFGQPIVSVSLGLPAVFLFGGLQRTDKTRRIPLSHGDVLVWGGEDRLRFHGVLPIKPGVHPRMGERRINLTLRKAGP from the coding sequence ATGTGCGGTGCCATGATCCAGTCCGACCTAGACCTGTTCGGTTCTCAGCCACAACGCCTGGCCAGCCACACCCTGCTGCTGCCCGGCTTCGCCCTGGCCGAAACCGAGGCGCTGCTTGATGCCCTGCGCCCGGTGCTGCGCGCAGCGCCCTTCCGGCACATGCACACGCCGGGTGGCCTGCGCATGGCAGTAGGCCTGACCAACTGCGGCACGCTGGGTTGGGTGAGTGACGAACACGGTTACCGCTATAGCTCCAGCGACCCGGTTAACGGCAAGCCTTGGCCCGCCCTGCCCCCGGTTCTGCTCGCCCTCGCCGCCCGCGCTGCGGCCTTGGCCGGCTTCGAGGGTTTCGTGCCGGATGCCTGCCTGGTCAACCATTACCTGCCTGGCACACGCCTGAGCCTGCACCAGGACCGCGACGAGCAGGACTTCGGCCAGCCGATCGTATCGGTGTCGCTGGGCCTGCCGGCGGTGTTCCTGTTCGGGGGCCTGCAGCGTACCGACAAGACCCGTCGCATCCCGCTGAGCCACGGCGACGTGTTGGTCTGGGGTGGTGAGGACCGCTTGCGCTTTCATGGCGTGCTGCCCATCAAGCCCGGCGTGCATCCGCGCATGGGCGAGCGGCGGATCAACCTGACCTTGCGCAAGGCCGGTCCCTGA
- a CDS encoding curlin codes for MYKLAPLSAAIVLALAGQAMAADSTSSQTQDGKENIAEVAQTQASFASATQNQTGKGHNHLAVQTESTSDIQQSATGQYNAGYAEQLFENGSQITQGAGGSYNDAFASQSVGLNNESLQTQQGVGNKSTVWQDTQEASKATTWQSGQRNEAFIEQTFGGSNNRSTVNQTGQDNYAAAEHLNHLDGDIQVFQDGHDNWAYGDQREGTGGTIGIGQYGGGNSVEVWQDTQIGSQASVVQTGQTNEGYIDQSFGAGNKVSLTQQGNANASWSDQFETNNATATITQTGNNNLHFTYQNGENLNLTINTKGNGNSITASNWKGAKMGGQFGTNQNATINQTGNGNGVNLTQKGADQVATLTQAGKGNQMQTKQDDVNNELYFEQNGTDNILIADQRGTDNYAYGNSQGTGNSITLDQSGYSNQSYTNQLYGSGNEATIKQTDSINVAYVTQGGQGNKAFVDQSGIAQTATITQLGSANLATVTQK; via the coding sequence ATGTACAAGCTCGCTCCTTTAAGTGCCGCTATCGTCCTGGCCCTCGCAGGTCAGGCAATGGCTGCTGACAGCACCTCGTCCCAGACCCAGGACGGCAAGGAAAACATCGCCGAAGTCGCCCAGACCCAAGCATCCTTCGCCTCGGCCACGCAGAACCAGACCGGCAAGGGCCACAACCACCTGGCGGTGCAAACCGAGAGCACCAGCGATATCCAGCAGAGCGCCACCGGCCAGTACAACGCTGGCTACGCCGAGCAACTGTTCGAGAACGGTAGCCAGATCACCCAGGGTGCCGGGGGCAGCTACAACGATGCCTTTGCCAGCCAGTCGGTAGGGCTGAACAACGAATCGCTGCAAACCCAGCAAGGCGTCGGTAACAAATCCACCGTGTGGCAGGACACCCAGGAAGCCAGCAAAGCCACCACCTGGCAATCCGGTCAGCGCAACGAAGCCTTCATCGAGCAAACGTTCGGCGGCAGCAACAACCGCAGCACCGTAAACCAGACCGGCCAGGACAACTACGCCGCCGCCGAGCACCTGAACCACCTCGATGGCGACATTCAGGTCTTCCAGGATGGCCACGACAACTGGGCCTACGGCGACCAGCGTGAGGGCACCGGTGGCACCATTGGCATTGGCCAGTACGGTGGCGGCAACTCGGTGGAAGTGTGGCAGGACACCCAGATCGGTAGCCAAGCCTCCGTGGTCCAGACCGGCCAGACGAACGAGGGCTATATCGACCAGAGCTTCGGCGCCGGCAACAAGGTCAGCCTGACCCAGCAAGGCAATGCCAACGCCAGTTGGTCGGACCAGTTCGAGACCAACAACGCGACCGCCACCATCACCCAGACCGGCAACAACAACCTGCATTTCACCTATCAAAATGGTGAAAACCTCAACCTGACCATCAACACCAAAGGCAATGGCAACAGCATCACCGCCAGCAACTGGAAAGGCGCCAAGATGGGTGGCCAGTTCGGCACCAATCAGAACGCCACCATCAACCAGACCGGCAATGGCAACGGCGTCAACCTGACCCAGAAGGGCGCGGACCAGGTGGCCACGCTGACCCAGGCGGGTAAAGGCAACCAGATGCAGACCAAGCAGGACGACGTCAACAACGAGCTGTATTTCGAACAGAACGGCACTGACAACATCCTGATCGCCGACCAGCGCGGTACCGACAACTATGCCTACGGCAACAGCCAAGGCACCGGCAACTCCATCACCCTGGACCAGTCCGGCTACAGCAACCAGAGCTACACCAACCAGCTGTACGGTAGCGGCAACGAAGCCACCATCAAACAGACAGACAGCATCAACGTCGCCTACGTGACCCAGGGAGGCCAGGGTAACAAGGCGTTCGTCGACCAGAGCGGTATCGCCCAAACCGCCACCATCACCCAGCTGGGCAGCGCAAACCTGGCCACTGTAACCCAGAAGTAA
- a CDS encoding curlin, with protein MKRLYPLLFSLALAGQASWADDLMDNADLAPGNDLGDPVIIRLLPVGAGQAAVIEQQGSGNRAALDQNGQALLGRIVQAGGAQEAYILQEGSDLMAIISQQGNGNSASIRQSGSSNSAAIEQIGNDNSASIVQSGSGLNSSVTQTGNGQHVQITQYR; from the coding sequence ATGAAACGCCTGTATCCACTGCTGTTCAGCCTGGCCCTGGCGGGCCAGGCCAGCTGGGCCGACGACCTGATGGACAACGCCGACCTTGCGCCCGGCAATGACCTCGGCGACCCGGTGATCATCCGCCTGCTACCGGTCGGCGCCGGTCAGGCTGCGGTGATCGAGCAGCAAGGGTCAGGCAACCGCGCCGCCCTCGACCAGAACGGTCAGGCCCTGCTGGGCCGTATCGTCCAGGCCGGCGGTGCCCAGGAAGCGTACATCTTGCAGGAAGGCAGTGACCTGATGGCCATCATCAGCCAACAGGGAAATGGCAACAGCGCGTCGATTCGCCAGAGCGGCAGCAGCAACAGCGCAGCCATCGAGCAGATCGGCAATGACAACAGCGCCAGCATCGTGCAGTCCGGTTCGGGCCTCAACAGCTCCGTGACCCAGACCGGTAATGGCCAGCATGTTCAGATCACCCAATATCGATAG
- a CDS encoding Ig-like domain-containing protein — translation MNTWSRRALFAAGFSLTVTSAAFAALSDVDPGPYTFATGGYPMWYKDSLNQSLELCQSRATSTRVPGTPAAPSYMCTLLPEPGIYDDALPLVFPDNWPPEMFWFLAEATIPAVGNSGYELDAYVAGLEAAFAAENPVDGDQQSFARIRLRVSVPRAGVYTITHPFGVETVNVTTPGRRAINITRDIGIGAPGNFTGALNGALGPWLRGVGGPYTEVNPDTGATETFIGDPNRPEAVVGSPFNTNFIRIDGPPGRIETALFTVSGKVLDQRAQTPVTLERATYSRNGSGTRVEVFAKAPKEASLCMRNGLALIGTPPSPCQFNLTADNNGLFFHHQLGQTAPPAVVVVTASNSAGGTQPTALSSKLTDVVKVSTARYDWANKRLLIEARSSDEVAIPDMLAQGYGRLSKSGTLQSITVNDVAQPPATVTVKSAHGGTDVEPVIVVGNAPVEAANQPPLAQADVGSTSVGVPITLNLLQNDSDPDGNVPLTLSDLTQPGTGLGGVVLNGTTSVTYTPPAGATQPLVATFSYRAVDSKGLKSEPATVTINVAPNQVPTANPETVATLGVPLTINVLANDTDPEGNVPLVVAAVTQPAAGRGTVSTDGASVTYTPPATVTAAFTTTFTYQARDSLGALSTPGTVTVNVSPRPAAETFAVTAATVTARSNNRYNWDISGTSSVTTGNVVTVRVTTTTGVQTLGTATVPINGRWRLAVSNSTTVIPTAAPTATITSSPGTTRTVNVVVQ, via the coding sequence ATGAACACTTGGTCGCGCCGTGCGCTGTTCGCCGCCGGTTTTTCCCTCACCGTTACCAGCGCCGCCTTTGCCGCGTTGTCTGATGTCGACCCGGGGCCCTACACCTTCGCCACGGGCGGTTACCCGATGTGGTACAAGGACAGCCTCAACCAGTCCCTGGAATTGTGCCAGTCACGTGCCACCAGTACCCGGGTGCCCGGCACACCGGCTGCACCGTCCTACATGTGCACCCTGCTACCTGAGCCGGGTATCTACGACGACGCCCTGCCGCTGGTGTTCCCAGACAACTGGCCGCCAGAAATGTTCTGGTTCCTGGCCGAAGCCACCATCCCTGCCGTGGGTAACAGCGGCTATGAACTGGATGCCTACGTCGCGGGCCTGGAAGCGGCCTTTGCCGCCGAAAACCCGGTAGACGGCGACCAGCAGAGCTTCGCCCGCATCCGCCTTCGCGTATCGGTCCCGCGTGCAGGTGTCTACACCATCACCCACCCCTTCGGGGTCGAGACGGTCAACGTCACCACCCCCGGCCGGCGGGCGATCAACATCACCCGCGACATCGGTATCGGCGCACCCGGTAACTTCACGGGGGCGCTCAATGGCGCACTCGGGCCATGGCTGCGTGGGGTTGGCGGGCCTTACACCGAAGTCAATCCGGACACCGGCGCCACCGAAACCTTCATCGGTGACCCTAACCGCCCGGAAGCCGTGGTCGGCAGCCCGTTCAACACCAACTTCATCCGCATCGACGGCCCGCCCGGTCGCATCGAAACCGCGCTGTTCACGGTCTCGGGCAAGGTGCTGGACCAACGCGCGCAAACCCCTGTCACCCTGGAGCGTGCCACCTACTCGCGCAACGGCAGCGGCACCCGGGTGGAGGTGTTCGCCAAAGCGCCGAAAGAGGCCAGCCTGTGCATGCGCAATGGCCTGGCACTGATCGGCACGCCCCCTTCGCCCTGCCAGTTCAACCTGACGGCAGACAACAACGGCCTGTTCTTCCACCATCAGCTTGGCCAGACAGCACCACCTGCGGTGGTGGTGGTCACGGCCAGCAACAGTGCCGGCGGCACCCAGCCGACCGCGCTGTCGAGCAAGCTGACCGACGTGGTCAAGGTCAGCACCGCGCGCTACGACTGGGCCAACAAGCGCCTGCTGATCGAGGCCAGGTCCAGTGACGAAGTGGCTATCCCCGACATGCTCGCCCAGGGCTACGGCCGCCTGTCGAAATCCGGCACGCTGCAAAGCATTACGGTCAACGACGTGGCACAACCGCCAGCCACCGTCACGGTCAAATCTGCCCATGGTGGTACTGACGTGGAACCGGTCATCGTGGTCGGCAACGCACCCGTCGAGGCGGCCAACCAGCCACCGCTGGCCCAGGCAGATGTCGGCAGCACGAGTGTTGGCGTGCCGATCACCCTCAACTTGCTGCAAAACGACAGCGACCCTGACGGCAATGTGCCGCTGACCCTCAGTGACCTCACCCAACCGGGTACCGGCCTTGGCGGCGTCGTGCTCAACGGTACCACCTCGGTCACCTACACCCCGCCAGCCGGGGCTACGCAACCGCTGGTGGCCACCTTCAGCTACCGGGCGGTGGATTCCAAAGGCCTGAAGTCGGAACCGGCCACGGTCACCATCAACGTTGCGCCTAACCAGGTACCGACAGCCAACCCCGAAACCGTCGCCACCCTGGGTGTGCCATTGACCATCAACGTACTGGCCAACGACACCGACCCCGAAGGCAACGTACCGCTGGTCGTTGCTGCCGTCACCCAACCGGCTGCTGGCCGGGGTACGGTCAGCACCGACGGCGCATCGGTGACCTATACCCCACCGGCCACGGTGACTGCGGCCTTTACCACCACCTTCACCTACCAGGCACGGGACTCACTGGGCGCGCTGTCTACTCCAGGTACGGTCACCGTCAACGTGTCGCCCCGGCCTGCCGCCGAAACCTTTGCAGTCACGGCAGCCACCGTCACGGCGCGCTCCAACAACCGTTACAACTGGGACATCAGCGGTACCTCGTCGGTAACCACGGGCAACGTTGTCACCGTCCGGGTCACCACCACCACCGGGGTCCAGACGCTGGGCACCGCAACCGTACCAATTAACGGCCGCTGGCGTCTGGCAGTCAGCAACAGCACCACGGTAATCCCGACCGCCGCGCCGACGGCGACCATTACCAGCAGCCCGGGTACCACCCGCACCGTCAACGTGGTTGTGCAGTAA